One Mya arenaria isolate MELC-2E11 chromosome 7, ASM2691426v1 genomic window carries:
- the LOC128241495 gene encoding uncharacterized protein LOC128241495, which yields MGNTVSKVLDVTARVVCVATNGALGKSDKGYHLGPLRFSSNSIGLEFRLGPLHAGVFMTRRESNWGCSADIGLGYDGGEAGISVDLDSKEFNVRPRLAVNVGYAQIKASVEIDNNLKFSKQFVDVSVGRKAKISTKLSNFDSPKCEIGVGFDLPRVGEANINVNQKAELSGSMYANAGIEHDGYQVRPGFRYENGTFEPNVVVRHVERQENNYPKAKPGNATKAKRNDSADDKSSKPEPTSNQDGLSKPNPSHIKTSELRRRTRNTEEKSTKLNRQTPQEANQAKPVALSKQKSHPTKKRAQSENRSGLQSRYQSNTKSSERKDCELCIICGRADCPEKTT from the coding sequence ATGGGAAATACCGTCTCAAAGGTTTTAGATGTAACAGCCAGAGTTGTGTGTGTAGCCACAAATGGAGCATTAGGCAAATCTGATAAAGGATATCATCTAGGACCACTTCGTTTCTCTTCGAATTCGATAGGACTTGAATTCAGATTAGGACCATTGCATGCTGGTGTGTTCATGACAAGGCGCGAATCAAATTGGGGGTGTAGTGCAGACATTGGACTTGGTTATGATGGAGGCGAAGCTGGTATATCAGTTGACCTTGATTCTAAAGAATTTAATGTTCGACCACGACTCGCAGTGAATGTTGGATATGCACAAATAAAAGCGAGTGTagaaatagataacaatttgaaattttcGAAACAATTTGTTGATGTTTCGGTTGGTCGAAAAGcaaaaatttcaacaaaattgtcAAACTTTGATTCACCGAAATGCGAAATAGGTGTAGGTTTTGATTTGCCAAGGGTTGGCGAAGCAAACATAAATGTCAACCAGAAAGCTGAGCTGAGTGGAAGTATGTATGCGAATGCAGGAATAGAACATGACGGTTATCAAGTAAGACCTGGGTTCCGATATGAAAACGGTACATTCGAGCCTAATGTTGTCGTACGCCACGTTGAAAGACAGGAGAACAACTATCCCAAAGCCAAGCCTGGAAACGCAACAAAAGCAAAAAGAAACGATTCAGCTGACGACAAAAGTTCAAAACCAGAGCCGACCTCTAATCAGGATGGTTTATCTAAGCCGAATCCTAGTCACATCAAAACATCAGAATTAAGAAGACGAACACGAAACACTGAAGAAAAATCCACAAAACTAAATCGACAAACGCCACAAGAAGCTAATCAAGCGAAACCAGTTGCTCTCTCAAAACAAAAATCGCACCCTACGAAAAAAAGGGCTCAAAGTGAAAACCGAAGTGGTTTGCAATCGAGGTATCAGTCAAATACAAAATCGTCAGAAAGAAAAGATTGTGAATTGTGTATAATATGCGGAAGGGCTGACTGCCCAGAGAAAACAACTTAG